The following are encoded together in the Magnetospirillum gryphiswaldense MSR-1 v2 genome:
- the nuoK gene encoding NADH-quinone oxidoreductase subunit NuoK, whose product MFEIGLSHYLTVAAILFTLGVFGIFLNRKNVIIIMMSIELMLLAVNLNFVAFSSYLNDLVGQVFTMFILTVAAAEAAIGLAILVVFFRNRGTIAVEEISQLKG is encoded by the coding sequence ATGTTCGAGATCGGTCTTTCCCACTACCTGACGGTGGCGGCCATTTTGTTCACGCTGGGCGTCTTCGGCATCTTCCTGAACCGTAAGAACGTCATCATCATCATGATGAGCATCGAACTGATGCTGCTGGCGGTGAATTTGAACTTCGTCGCCTTCTCGTCCTATCTGAACGATCTGGTCGGCCAGGTGTTCACCATGTTCATCCTGACCGTCGCCGCCGCCGAGGCGGCCATCGGTCTGGCCATTCTCGTCGTCTTCTTCCGCAACCGCGGCACGATCGCGGTCGAGGAAATCAGCCAGCTGAAGG
- a CDS encoding NADH-quinone oxidoreductase subunit J, producing the protein MIAALIFYMFAGLAVASGVMVISARNPVHSVLFLILCFFNAAGLFLLLGAEFLAMVLVVVYVGAVAVMFLFVVMMLDINFLRLREGVAQYLPTGAVIGLVLLVELAVMFGGWAFAPDVEALLAAPIPAVSEMTNTEALGRLIYTKYVYLFQASGVVLLVAMVGAILLTHRSRTGVRKQKIYDQVGRTAANSVEIRKVSTGGGI; encoded by the coding sequence ATGATCGCGGCATTGATTTTCTACATGTTCGCCGGTTTGGCGGTGGCGAGCGGGGTCATGGTGATCTCGGCCCGCAACCCGGTCCATTCCGTGCTGTTCCTCATTCTGTGCTTCTTCAACGCGGCCGGCCTGTTCCTGCTGCTGGGCGCGGAATTCCTGGCCATGGTCCTGGTGGTCGTCTATGTGGGCGCCGTGGCGGTGATGTTCCTGTTCGTCGTCATGATGCTGGACATCAACTTCCTGCGCCTGCGTGAAGGCGTCGCCCAGTACCTGCCCACCGGCGCCGTCATCGGTCTGGTGCTGCTGGTCGAGCTGGCGGTGATGTTCGGCGGCTGGGCCTTCGCCCCCGACGTCGAAGCCCTGCTGGCGGCGCCGATCCCGGCGGTCAGTGAGATGACCAACACCGAGGCGCTGGGCCGTCTGATCTACACCAAGTATGTCTACCTGTTCCAGGCCTCGGGCGTGGTGCTGCTGGTGGCCATGGTTGGCGCCATCTTGCTGACGCACCGGTCGCGCACCGGCGTGCGCAAGCAGAAGATCTACGATCAGGTGGGCCGTACCGCCGCCAATTCCGTCGAAATCCGCAAAGTCAGCACCGGGGGAGGCATCTGA
- the nuoI gene encoding NADH-quinone oxidoreductase subunit NuoI: MAFLDRTARAFLLTELVQGLALTFRYMFKPSVTTNYPYEKIPMSPRFRGEHALRRYANGEERCIACKLCEAICPAQAITIEAEPRPDGSRRARRYDLDMTKCIYCGLCQEACPVDAIVEGPNFEFATETRAELMYNKQKLLANGDRWEAELAMRIAADAPYR, translated from the coding sequence ATGGCGTTTCTCGACCGCACCGCGCGGGCGTTCCTGCTGACCGAGCTGGTTCAAGGCTTGGCGCTGACCTTCCGCTATATGTTCAAACCCTCGGTGACCACCAATTACCCCTACGAAAAGATTCCGATGTCGCCGCGCTTTCGTGGCGAGCATGCGCTTCGCCGTTATGCCAACGGCGAAGAACGCTGCATCGCCTGCAAGCTGTGCGAGGCCATCTGTCCGGCCCAGGCCATCACCATCGAGGCCGAGCCCCGGCCCGACGGTTCGCGCCGCGCCCGGCGCTATGACCTGGACATGACCAAGTGCATCTATTGCGGTCTGTGCCAGGAAGCCTGCCCGGTGGATGCCATCGTCGAGGGGCCCAATTTCGAGTTCGCGACCGAGACCCGGGCCGAGCTGATGTACAACAAGCAAAAACTGCTCGCGAACGGCGATCGCTGGGAGGCCGAACTGGCCATGCGTATCGCCGCCGACGCGCCGTACCGTTGA
- the nuoH gene encoding NADH-quinone oxidoreductase subunit NuoH has protein sequence MVDMLSGLLPPELWRLIVIVLQIVAIVLPLLVAVAYLTYAERKVIGAIQLRKGPNVVGPFGLLQPLADGAKLFLKETIFPSGANKVVFVIAPMLTFILALIAWAVIPFDQGWVVADINVGVLYLFAISSLGVYGIIMSGWASNSKYAFLGGMRSAAQMVSYEVSMGLVIISVLITVGSLNLSDIVLKQKDTVWFIIPHFPMFIIFVVSILAETNRAPFDLAESESELVAGYNVEYSAMTFALFFLGEYANMILMSAMTTVLFLGGWLPPMDIAPLNWIPGIIWFALKICAVLFIFLWVRATFPRYRYDQLMRLGWKIFLPFSLFWVVLTSGVLVAFGWLPGQG, from the coding sequence ATCGTCATCGTTCTTCAGATCGTCGCCATCGTCCTGCCGCTGCTGGTGGCGGTCGCCTATCTGACCTATGCCGAACGCAAGGTCATCGGCGCCATCCAGCTGCGCAAGGGCCCCAACGTGGTCGGCCCCTTCGGCCTGCTGCAGCCTTTGGCCGACGGCGCCAAGCTGTTCCTGAAGGAAACCATCTTCCCCTCCGGGGCCAACAAGGTGGTTTTCGTCATTGCGCCGATGCTGACCTTCATCCTGGCGCTGATCGCCTGGGCGGTCATTCCGTTCGATCAGGGTTGGGTGGTTGCCGACATCAATGTCGGCGTGCTCTACCTGTTCGCCATTTCGTCGCTTGGCGTCTACGGCATCATCATGTCGGGCTGGGCGTCGAACTCGAAATACGCCTTCCTGGGCGGCATGCGCTCGGCGGCACAGATGGTGTCGTACGAAGTGTCCATGGGTCTGGTGATCATTTCGGTGCTGATCACCGTGGGGTCGCTCAACCTGTCGGACATCGTGCTGAAGCAGAAGGACACGGTGTGGTTCATCATTCCGCACTTCCCCATGTTCATCATCTTCGTGGTGTCGATCCTGGCGGAAACCAACCGCGCCCCCTTCGATCTGGCCGAATCGGAATCGGAACTGGTCGCTGGTTACAACGTCGAATATTCGGCCATGACCTTCGCCCTGTTCTTCCTGGGTGAATACGCCAACATGATCCTGATGAGCGCCATGACCACGGTGCTGTTCCTGGGGGGCTGGCTGCCGCCCATGGATATCGCGCCGTTGAACTGGATTCCCGGCATCATCTGGTTCGCGCTCAAGATTTGCGCTGTTTTGTTCATCTTCCTGTGGGTGCGTGCCACCTTCCCGCGCTATCGCTATGACCAGCTGATGCGTCTGGGGTGGAAGATTTTCCTGCCGTTCTCGCTGTTCTGGGTGGTGTTGACCTCGGGCGTTCTCGTCGCCTTCGGTTGGCTGCCGGGTCAGGGTTAA